The following are from one region of the Scylla paramamosain isolate STU-SP2022 chromosome 23, ASM3559412v1, whole genome shotgun sequence genome:
- the LOC135112204 gene encoding uncharacterized protein LOC135112204 isoform X1: MGPLCFLLLINDALTDTPHRWKYVDDCTVGVPVSNKNPDYSPLQAILERLQTWTEESRMTINHSKTVVMHFCTSSVPVSPPRLTVGPHPLQVVQCAKLLGVTVDDQLTWKQHVASTVRSATYRLYMLRRLRSLGTPTDELRGVYLTFILPKLMYASPAWSSSLTHTQQLQLESVQKRACRVILGPAYTTYEEALTTLSLSRISTRHREALEKFGKGLLHHPRLRDMLPPDAPRPVRATRHHNKITPLKAPRTDRYRLSAIPTMVRAINH; this comes from the coding sequence atgggtcctctatgcttcctcctcctcatcaacgacgccctcaccgacaccccccatcgctggaagtatgtggacgactgcaccgtgggcgtcccagtttccaacaagaacccggactactcgccactgcaagcaattctggagcgactgcagacgtggacagaggagagcaggatgaccatcaaccacagcaaaactgtggtgatgcatttctgtacctcctctgtaccagtgtcccctccccggctcacagtgggccctcaccccctccaggtggtccaatgtgccaagcttctcggagtcacggtggacgaccagctgacctggaagcagcatgtcgccagcaccgtgagatcagctacctacaggctgtacatgctgcgcagactcaggtcgctggggacgccgacagatgagttaaggggggtgtacctcaccttcatcctccccaaactcatgtacgcctccccagcgtggtcctcctccctcacacacactcaacagctacagctagagagtgtgcagaaaagggcgtgcagggtcatccttggccctgcatacaccacctatgaagaagccctgaccaccctgagtctgtccagaatatccaccaggcaccgagaggctctggagaagtttgggaagggactactgcatcatccgcgtctcagagacatgctgccgcccgacgcgcctcgccctgtccgtgccaccagacaccacaacaaaataacgcccctgaaggcgccgcgcacggaccggtacagactcagtgcgattcccaccatggtgcgagccatcaatcattag